Below is a window of Candidatus Atribacteria bacterium ADurb.Bin276 DNA.
ATGGTGAAGACGTCTTCGACCGACATGAGGAAAGGTTTATCCAGTTCCCGCTGGGGATCAGGGATATAGCTATCCAGGGCATCCATCAGTTCCCAGACACTCTTACACCACTCACAGTCCCGTTTGCCGCAGCCACATTCTAAGGCTTTCAAGGCACTGCCTTTGATGATGGGGATATCGTCGCCGGGGAACTCATAGCGGTTGAGGAGATCGCGGACTTCCATTTCCACCAGTTCCAAGAGTTCCGGGTCATCGACCATGTCGATCTTGTTCAGGTAGACCAGGATATAGGGGACTCCCACCTGACGGGCGAGCAGAATGTGTTCCCGGGTCTGAGGCATGGGGCCGTCAGCAGCTGAAACCACCAGGATGGCACCATCCATCTGGGCGGCACCGGTGATCATGTTCTTGACATAGTCAGCATGGCCAGGGCAGTCGATGTGGGCGTAGTGCCGTTTCTCGGTCTGGTATTCCACATGAGAGATGGCGATGGTGATGCCCCGCTCTCGTTCTTCAGGAGCCTTGTCAATCTGTTCAAAGGGAATAAAACTCGCCATCCCCAGTTTGGAGAGGGTCTCGGTGATGGCAGCGGTGAGAGTCGTTTTCCCGTGGTCAACGTGACCGATGGTTCCAACGTTGACGTGGGGTTTAGATCGTTCAAACTTTTGTTTCGCCATAGGTATCCTCCTCTTTCTTAACTCAATTTATCAATAATTTCTTTCATCATATTCTCAGGAACTTCATCATAATGAGAAAACTGCATAGTATAAGTAGCCCTACCCTGGGTAACCGAACGAAGGGCTGTCGCATAACCAAAAAGCGAAGCTAAAGGAGCCTGGGCATTGATAACCTGTAATTCTCCTTTGCTTTCGATACCTTCAATTTTACCCCTTCGTGCACTCATATCCCCAATAACATCACCCAGATAGTCTTTGGGAGTAATGATTTGCACCTTCATAACCGGTTCCAAAAGTATCGGTTGAGATTTTTTTATGGCATCTCGCAAGGCCAGAGATCCAGCAATCTTAAAGGCAATATCGGAAGAGTCTACCGGGTGATAGGAACCATCAATTAAACGAACCCGAATGTTCATAACCGGGTAACCAGCAATAACTCCATTATCCAGTGATTCTTTTACTCCGGCTTGAACCGAAGGAATATATTCTCTTGGTATTGCCCCACCAACAATTTTATCTTCAAAAACAAAATTATCATCACAAGGTTCGATCTCTAAAACAACGTGTCCGTACTGTCCTCTTCCACCGGTTTGACGAACATAACGTCCCTCTCCTCGCCCACTTTTCCGGATTGTTTCTCGATAAGCAACTTGCGGTCGACCCACATTGGCTTCGACTTTAAACTCTCGTAAAAGACGATCGATGATGATTTCAAGATGTAACTCCCCCATTCCCGAAATCAACGTTTGACCGGTTTCTTCATCAGTTTTAACTTTAAAAGTTGGATCTTCTTCGGCTAATTTTGATAAGGCTAAACCAAGTTTTTCTTGATCGGCACGAGTTTTGGGCTCTATTGCTACTTCGATTACTGGTTCAGGAAACACCAACGTTTCTAAAACAATAGGATAACGTTCCTCACAGAGGGTATCGCCGGTGGCTGCATTTCGCAATCCTACAATACCACACAAGTCTCCAGCTTTTACCGCTTGAACATCTTCCCGTCGATTCGCATGAATGATCAAAATTCGACTTACTCGTTCCTTTGCTCCTTTATTACTGTTGTATACATAAGTACCGCTTTGCAGTTGACCAGAATAGACACGGAAAAAAGAAATTTTCCCCGCGTGGGGATCCATGCTTATTTTAAAAACCAAACCCGAAAAAGGCTCTTTCTTCATGGGAAGCCGCTTTTCGATTTCATTGGTTTTCGGATTTTTTCCTTCAACTGGCGGCAGATCGAGTGGGGATGGAAGATACCAAACCACTGCATCTAAAAGAGGCTGAATACATTTATTTCGAAGAGCCGAGCCGCCTAATACTGGTATGAATTTCCCGGTGGTTGTTCCTTTACGAATAGCTTGACGTATTTCTTGGGGATTTATCTCATCTCCATCCAGATATTTTTGCATGATGTTCTCATCGATCTCCGATATTGCTTCCAGGAGCTTATCTCGATAGATCAAAGCTTCTTTCCGATAAGAATCTGGAACATCTACCCAGTCAAATTCCATCCCATCACTGTCTTTTCTATATGTAAAGGCTTTCATTTCGATCAGATCAATAACACCAATAAAATCACTTTCTTTTCCGATAGGAATTTGAATCGGATGAGCGTTGGCATTCAATTTTTTACGGATAGCATTGACAACCGCAAAAAAATCAGCACCAACCCGATCTAATTTATTAATAAATGCTATCCGAGGAATCCGGTAATGGTCTGCTTGGTGCCAAACTGTTTCTGATTGTGGCTCTACACCGCCAACTCCACAAAACACCGCAACTGCCCCATCTAACACCCGGAGGCTTCTCTCTACTTCAACAGTAAAGTCCACGTGGCCTGGCGTATCGATAATATTTATCCGAGCATTATTCCAAAAACAAGTGGTCACCGCTGAGCTGATGGTGATTCCTCTTTCTTGCTCCTGGGGAAGAAAATCCATAGTTGCCATACCCTCATGGACTTCTCCTACCCGGTGAATTTTTCGGGTAAAAAACAATATACGCTCACTGACCGTTGTTTTTCCGGCATCAATATGAGCCATAATCCCTATGTTTCTAACTCTTTCTATATTCAATTGTTCGAATTCTTGTCCCTGATTCAGATTGCTATTCAAAAAATGAAGCCCCTTTCTTAAAACCACCGATAATGAGCAAATGCTTTATTGGCTTCTGCCATGCGATGAGTATCTTCTCTTTTCTTAGACGATGCCCCCGCTCCGTTAGCAGCATCAATAATTTCATTGGCTAACTTCTCAGTCATAGTTCTTCCTGCTCGTTGTCGGCTATAATTAACCAGCCATCGAATACCAAGGCTTTTGCTCCGTTCGGGACGAACTTCCATCGGCACCTGGTAGTTGGCTCCACCAACCCGTCGTGCTCTCACTTCAACCAATGGCATTACATTATTCAGTGCTTGAGAAAATACTTCTAATGGATCACGTTTTGATTTCTCACGAACTATCTCAAAAGCACCATAAACAATTTGTTCTGAAACACTCTTTTTTCCTTTTATCATGACCTTGTTCATCAACCGTGCAACATCAACACTGTTATATACTGGATCTGGTTGGATTTCTCTTTTTGAAACCGGACCTTTTCTCGGCAAAACCCTTCACGCTCCTTATGATTTCGGTCTTTTCGCTCCGTATTTTGAACGGCTTTGTTTGCGATTCTCAACACCAGCCGTATCAAGCGTTCCACGAATAATATGGTATCTCACGCCGGGAAGATCTTTCACACGACCACCACGGATAAGGACCAAGGAATGTTCTTGAAGATTATGTCCTATTCCAGGAATATAGGCGGTTACTTCAATTCCATTGGTCAAACGCACACGAGCAACCTTCCGCAATGCCGAGTTGGGTTTCTTAGGTGTTATTGTCCAAACTCGGGTGCACACTCCTCGTTTTTGAGGAGAACATTTCAAAGCAGGAGCACTGCTTTTCTTCTTAGGCTGTTTTCTGCCTTTTCGAACCAACTGGTTTATGGTTGGCATATCGTTCCTCCTTCTTAATATCTTGCTCTCATGAGTTGAATATATTTATTTCCTTATATTTTTTCCTATTTCTTTATACTATCGGACTTTACAATAGTACCCCTAAGTGCAACGGAGCAATTTTATCAGCATTAAAATTGAATGTCAACTGGGAGTTTCAGTATTTGATTAAAAAAAGTGGGAGTTTATCGCTCCCACTTTTTTCTCCTTTTTTTTAATCGTCAAAATTACTCTCTTCTTCATCTTTATCGCTATCGATTTGACTTTCAAAATGGCCAAACTCTTCAGGATCCTCGTCTATTTCCTCATCTTCAGTTTTGTTTTGATGAGGATGAAGAATTTCTTCGATATCGATTTCTTCTTCATAATTCATCAGTTCACGAAGATCAACACTTTGGTCTCCGTGAAAAGCCAATTCGCTTGAATCTTCCATGTGTTCTTCGGTCTCTAACTTCACCTTCCGATATTCTGGAAAACCAGTTCCAGCTGGGATAATCTTACCGATTATTACATTTTCTTTTAATCCAACCAGTTCATCAACTTTTCCTTTTATTGCTGAATCCGCCAAAACGTGAGTCGTCTGTTGGAAAGAAGATGCCGATAAAAAGCTCTCAGTGGCTAAAGAGGCTTTGGTGATTCCCAGAACGACTGGTCTCCCGGTTGCTACCTGTTTGGTACCTGCTAAATAGACTAAATTTTCAACCAAACTTCTGGTTTCAGTTTCGGCGTCCGCTTCTCGTATCAATAAATACTCGACATTATCGTCAGCAATTTTGATTACTCCATCACGATCGATAGTTTGTCCTGCTTTGATCAGTATAGAGCCATTCTCTTCTATGGAAATATCTTGTGCTGCGACTTTCCCTACGACTTCTCGTTCTAAAAGTTCACTTAATCGTCCTTCTATTGAAAAGAAACGTCCATCGCCCAGTTTGACTTCTTTAACATCATCCATGACCAAACGCCGTGCCACTGCCCGGCTTATTTGCTGACCAGAGGCTATGATCAAATCACCGCTTTTCGGACTAATGATGTCCTTTTCCACTTCTTTCCCAAGAATCTCCTCACGTAATTCTCGAATTAAACTTTCTTTAATTTGGAAGGTCTCAATATTTTTCCAGATTACAATCCGATCGATATTATGACCTTCAATCAGGTCTTGATGATGGGCTTCAACTTTTGTATTGGCGGTGAGAATTACTTCTCCGGTTTTCAAATCGGTCACATCTTCAGCTAAAATTGCACCTTTCAGTTTATCCCAGGTTGACTTCTCTCGGGTTCGCAGAATAACCGGACCTAAGTCAGCTATATGTTCAACCTTCTGCTCGCTAATAACATCACCGGCTTTGACCAAAACCGTTCCATTTTGATCAAGAATGTCATCGACGCTCACTTGGTCTTTCAATTCAGCTTTTAACGACCGGTAGCCTCGAATCATTTTGTAAGGTGTCTGATCTTTATTAACTATATAAAAAGGCTTGCAATCGGTAGATAAAATAACCCTTAGCTTCTCTTCGTCAATTGCTTCTCCTTTTTGTACAATCGCTTCACCCGAAATATCAAAAGCCGGTTCTCGTAAGGTGAACCCTTCAAAAAGCGAGAGTGCTTTTTCTAAAACCAATCGGTTTTCTTCATTAATTCGACTATTTTCTTGCTCAAAATCTTCAATATGAACCAACTCACCGGAGAGGAGTTCGGTATCACCGGAATTCTCAACCATAACCTTATTCAGACGAGCAATTTGTCGAACAATGGTTTCGATGTGTTTATCGTTGATGTTTACACCTT
It encodes the following:
- the tufA gene encoding Elongation factor Tu; the protein is MAKQKFERSKPHVNVGTIGHVDHGKTTLTAAITETLSKLGMASFIPFEQIDKAPEERERGITIAISHVEYQTEKRHYAHIDCPGHADYVKNMITGAAQMDGAILVVSAADGPMPQTREHILLARQVGVPYILVYLNKIDMVDDPELLELVEMEVRDLLNRYEFPGDDIPIIKGSALKALECGCGKRDCEWCKSVWELMDALDSYIPDPQRELDKPFLMSVEDVFTITGRGTVVTGRVERGVLHLGDQIEIVGLSHDIKKTVVTGIEMFRKLLDEAQAGDNIGVLLRGTEKKEVERGQVLAIPGSITPHTVFKGRVYVLTKEEGGRHTPFFNGYRPQFYFRTTDVTGEIKLAQGVEMIMPGDNADLDVKLIYPIAMEKGLRFAIREGGRTVGAGVVTDIIG
- the fusA_2 gene encoding Elongation factor G, encoding MNSNLNQGQEFEQLNIERVRNIGIMAHIDAGKTTVSERILFFTRKIHRVGEVHEGMATMDFLPQEQERGITISSAVTTCFWNNARINIIDTPGHVDFTVEVERSLRVLDGAVAVFCGVGGVEPQSETVWHQADHYRIPRIAFINKLDRVGADFFAVVNAIRKKLNANAHPIQIPIGKESDFIGVIDLIEMKAFTYRKDSDGMEFDWVDVPDSYRKEALIYRDKLLEAISEIDENIMQKYLDGDEINPQEIRQAIRKGTTTGKFIPVLGGSALRNKCIQPLLDAVVWYLPSPLDLPPVEGKNPKTNEIEKRLPMKKEPFSGLVFKISMDPHAGKISFFRVYSGQLQSGTYVYNSNKGAKERVSRILIIHANRREDVQAVKAGDLCGIVGLRNAATGDTLCEERYPIVLETLVFPEPVIEVAIEPKTRADQEKLGLALSKLAEEDPTFKVKTDEETGQTLISGMGELHLEIIIDRLLREFKVEANVGRPQVAYRETIRKSGRGEGRYVRQTGGRGQYGHVVLEIEPCDDNFVFEDKIVGGAIPREYIPSVQAGVKESLDNGVIAGYPVMNIRVRLIDGSYHPVDSSDIAFKIAGSLALRDAIKKSQPILLEPVMKVQIITPKDYLGDVIGDMSARRGKIEGIESKGELQVINAQAPLASLFGYATALRSVTQGRATYTMQFSHYDEVPENMMKEIIDKLS
- the rpsG gene encoding 30S ribosomal protein S7; the encoded protein is MPRKGPVSKREIQPDPVYNSVDVARLMNKVMIKGKKSVSEQIVYGAFEIVREKSKRDPLEVFSQALNNVMPLVEVRARRVGGANYQVPMEVRPERSKSLGIRWLVNYSRQRAGRTMTEKLANEIIDAANGAGASSKKREDTHRMAEANKAFAHYRWF
- the rpsL gene encoding 30S ribosomal protein S12, which translates into the protein MPTINQLVRKGRKQPKKKSSAPALKCSPQKRGVCTRVWTITPKKPNSALRKVARVRLTNGIEVTAYIPGIGHNLQEHSLVLIRGGRVKDLPGVRYHIIRGTLDTAGVENRKQSRSKYGAKRPKS